A single Providencia manganoxydans DNA region contains:
- a CDS encoding GrpB family protein — MTISIEQLKQQIMTFLDGDPNENPWVKGKPQPEQIDVVKYNNECPLIFTEQKQAISNVLANQFISIEHVGSTAVPKLAAKPVIDIDLIVQSPNDESRYLAALESLGYELTVRELSWYQHRMLRLAEPRVNLHIFPQNCPEHIRHLLFRDWLITHPKDCALYEETKLSAKMGTNDVVTYNLNKNEVVKQIYQHIFAELDTLLPALLITNY; from the coding sequence ATGACAATATCAATCGAGCAGCTCAAGCAACAAATAATGACATTTCTGGATGGTGATCCTAATGAAAACCCATGGGTAAAAGGAAAACCTCAACCTGAACAGATTGATGTTGTTAAATATAATAATGAATGTCCATTAATTTTTACTGAGCAAAAACAAGCAATTAGTAATGTACTTGCTAATCAATTTATAAGTATTGAACATGTAGGTTCAACCGCAGTACCTAAATTAGCGGCAAAGCCTGTTATTGATATTGATCTGATTGTTCAATCACCTAATGATGAAAGTCGCTATCTAGCGGCCTTAGAAAGCTTAGGTTATGAGCTGACGGTAAGAGAGCTATCATGGTATCAACATCGGATGTTACGCTTAGCTGAACCCCGAGTGAATCTACATATCTTCCCACAAAATTGCCCTGAACATATACGCCATCTCTTGTTTCGTGATTGGTTAATCACACATCCAAAAGATTGCGCTTTATATGAGGAAACTAAACTGTCGGCGAAAATGGGTACCAATGATGTTGTGACCTATAACCTGAATAAAAATGAAGTAGTTAAACAAATCTATCAACACATATTTGCTGAACTGGATACCCTTTTACCTGCATTACTTATTACTAATTATTAG
- a CDS encoding LysR substrate-binding domain-containing protein, giving the protein MKLPPLSSLRFFDVAARSGSFVKAAQELHVTHSAISRQIRLLEEHIGVELFERRNRAVFLTSAGKRLSQTTSEIFSQLEKTLVELQCFDDSNVVSISCEPTIAMKWLIPRLTQFYQLFPDITVHLIAAGGAIDFAKAGVDLALRRNDFKWNNDIYAQKVCSEKVGVVLQPNLDWQNKTSDIALLYPASRPSVWHQWQQQMGSFHQITRQVSYEHFYLCIQAAISGQGVAIASFLMVEDELQSGQLIAPQGFIEDGSAYYLLAPKTPISGSALAVFIDWLKQSLQQSAMLTENGY; this is encoded by the coding sequence ATGAAACTACCTCCATTATCGTCATTGCGTTTTTTTGATGTCGCGGCACGCAGTGGCAGTTTTGTGAAAGCGGCTCAGGAATTACATGTCACTCACAGTGCTATCAGCCGACAAATACGTTTGCTAGAAGAGCATATTGGTGTAGAGCTGTTCGAACGGCGCAATCGTGCTGTATTTTTAACTTCTGCGGGTAAACGACTTTCTCAAACCACCAGCGAAATATTTTCACAGTTAGAAAAAACGCTTGTTGAATTACAGTGTTTTGATGATAGCAACGTCGTTAGCATTTCTTGCGAACCAACGATTGCGATGAAATGGCTAATTCCTCGATTAACTCAGTTTTATCAATTGTTTCCAGATATTACGGTACATTTAATTGCTGCTGGTGGCGCTATTGACTTTGCTAAAGCGGGGGTTGATTTAGCACTACGGCGTAATGACTTTAAATGGAATAATGATATTTATGCGCAGAAGGTTTGCAGTGAAAAAGTGGGCGTTGTACTACAACCTAATTTAGATTGGCAAAATAAAACCAGTGATATTGCGTTATTGTATCCAGCCTCTCGCCCATCTGTTTGGCATCAGTGGCAACAACAAATGGGGAGCTTTCATCAAATAACTCGACAAGTTTCCTATGAGCACTTTTATTTATGTATTCAAGCGGCAATTTCAGGACAAGGTGTGGCAATTGCTTCATTTTTAATGGTTGAAGATGAGTTACAGTCAGGGCAATTGATTGCACCACAAGGATTCATTGAAGATGGTTCTGCTTACTATCTATTAGCACCAAAAACACCGATCAGCGGCAGTGCATTGGCAGTTTTTATCGATTGGTTAAAACAAAGCCTACAACAAAGTGCAATGTTAACTGAAAACGGTTACTGA
- a CDS encoding DMT family transporter, whose amino-acid sequence MKSYSHTTRGWINGFIGVAIFSGSLPATKAALIGFSPDFLTASRAAIAGLLSVLILILFRQKLPNRQQIIGLSVVALGVVVGFPFLTALALKQVTSAHSMVFLGLLPLSTAIFGVLRGGERPHKAFWFFSVLGSLFVMGFAYFQGGNSTLIGDLYMLAAVLVCGLGYAEGAKLSKHLGSWQVICWALVISLPVMLILCLLLWPDSLEAVPAFAWGGLGYVALFSMLIGFFFWYSGLAEGGIAGVSQLQLLQPFMGLMISAWILKESINTLMVISTIGVIICVIGSKRFSH is encoded by the coding sequence ATGAAATCGTATTCTCATACTACTCGCGGTTGGATAAACGGCTTTATTGGAGTCGCTATTTTCAGTGGTTCACTGCCCGCAACTAAAGCAGCTTTAATTGGCTTTTCTCCTGACTTTTTAACTGCCAGCCGAGCCGCTATCGCAGGGTTACTCTCTGTGCTGATTTTAATACTGTTTCGTCAAAAATTACCAAATAGACAACAAATTATTGGATTGTCTGTTGTTGCATTAGGTGTCGTCGTTGGTTTTCCATTTTTAACCGCCCTCGCCTTAAAACAGGTAACTTCTGCGCATTCTATGGTCTTTTTAGGGCTACTGCCTTTATCTACCGCTATTTTTGGTGTGTTGCGTGGTGGTGAAAGACCCCATAAAGCATTTTGGTTCTTTTCTGTATTAGGTAGTCTGTTTGTTATGGGATTTGCCTATTTTCAGGGAGGAAACAGCACATTAATCGGTGACTTATATATGCTCGCTGCTGTTTTAGTCTGTGGCCTTGGTTATGCCGAAGGCGCAAAGTTATCAAAGCATTTAGGTAGCTGGCAGGTCATTTGTTGGGCATTAGTTATTTCATTACCGGTCATGCTTATTCTCTGCCTATTACTTTGGCCTGACAGTTTGGAGGCTGTTCCTGCTTTTGCATGGGGTGGGCTTGGCTATGTCGCATTATTTAGCATGCTAATTGGCTTCTTCTTTTGGTACAGCGGATTAGCGGAAGGAGGTATTGCAGGTGTAAGCCAATTACAACTACTACAACCTTTTATGGGATTAATGATTTCAGCATGGATACTTAAAGAATCAATTAACACATTGATGGTTATCTCAACAATAGGCGTTATTATTTGTGTTATCGGTTCAAAACGTTTTAGCCACTAA
- the ddlA gene encoding D-alanine--D-alanine ligase, with product MSKLRVGVIFGGKSTEHEVSLQSAKNIINGLDRDKFDVCLIGINKQGHWHEYDETNFLVHANDPSKIALNTPKRSIAIIPGKTTQQFISLEDAQPLPQIDVIFPIVHGNLGEDGSLQGLLRMTNLPFVGPGVLGSSACMDKDITKRLLRDAGLQIAPFITLMIADRATVTYDATVKQLGLPLFIKPANQGSSVGISKVTNESEFNAALDFAFLFDVKVLVESAVKGREIECAVLGNEQPLASPCGEIVLHDSFYAYHTKYIDENGASVVAPADLSTEVSDKIREIALQAYRALNCSGMSRVDVFLTEDNQVIINEINTLPGFTNISMYPKLWQQGGMTYQELISRLIELGIEKYQQNAALKTACDA from the coding sequence ATGAGTAAATTACGGGTTGGTGTGATTTTTGGCGGTAAGTCAACAGAGCATGAAGTTTCATTGCAATCAGCGAAAAATATTATAAATGGTCTTGATCGCGATAAGTTTGATGTATGTCTTATTGGTATTAATAAACAAGGGCATTGGCATGAGTATGATGAAACTAACTTTTTAGTTCATGCAAATGATCCTTCTAAAATTGCATTGAATACGCCAAAACGCAGTATTGCTATTATTCCAGGTAAAACAACGCAGCAGTTTATTTCACTTGAAGACGCTCAGCCACTCCCGCAAATTGATGTTATTTTTCCTATCGTCCATGGTAATTTAGGCGAAGATGGCTCATTGCAGGGGCTATTGCGTATGACGAATTTGCCTTTTGTCGGCCCTGGGGTTTTAGGCTCCTCAGCCTGTATGGATAAAGATATCACTAAACGCCTATTACGTGATGCAGGCTTGCAGATTGCGCCATTTATTACCTTGATGATAGCTGATCGCGCAACTGTTACCTACGATGCAACAGTAAAACAACTCGGATTACCTTTATTTATTAAACCCGCTAATCAAGGCTCTTCTGTTGGCATCAGTAAAGTGACTAACGAATCAGAGTTCAACGCAGCACTTGATTTTGCATTCTTATTTGATGTGAAAGTCTTGGTTGAAAGTGCAGTAAAAGGGCGCGAAATTGAATGCGCTGTATTGGGTAATGAACAACCGTTAGCAAGCCCATGTGGTGAAATTGTTTTGCATGATAGCTTCTATGCATATCATACAAAATACATCGATGAGAATGGTGCATCCGTTGTCGCTCCCGCTGATTTGTCGACAGAGGTAAGTGATAAAATAAGAGAGATTGCTTTACAGGCTTATCGAGCTTTAAATTGCAGTGGCATGTCACGGGTTGATGTATTTTTAACAGAAGATAATCAAGTTATCATTAATGAAATTAATACGTTACCTGGTTTTACAAATATTAGTATGTATCCAAAATTGTGGCAGCAAGGTGGTATGACTTATCAAGAGCTGATCAGCCGATTAATCGAACTTGGTATTGAAAAATATCAACAGAATGCGGCGTTAAAAACGGCTTGTGATGCCTAA
- a CDS encoding cytidine deaminase family protein: MKHLIEIAKKYAKPTVVSHYIESGYVAAALETENGEVYTGISIDTACSLGFCAEHGAVAELLKAGGSVVKAMVAVDSTGNVVPPCGRCRELVSQLSNKNKQTRVAVDNDTEMTLEQLMPFDWKATQNRES, from the coding sequence ATGAAACACTTGATTGAAATCGCTAAAAAGTATGCCAAACCCACGGTGGTGAGTCATTATATTGAAAGTGGTTATGTTGCCGCAGCGTTAGAAACAGAAAATGGTGAAGTTTATACGGGGATCAGTATTGATACTGCGTGTTCCTTAGGATTTTGCGCGGAGCATGGTGCGGTTGCAGAACTACTTAAAGCAGGTGGTTCAGTGGTTAAAGCGATGGTTGCTGTTGATTCAACCGGAAATGTCGTACCACCTTGTGGCCGATGTCGTGAATTAGTCAGTCAATTATCGAATAAAAATAAACAAACGCGAGTTGCGGTTGATAATGACACTGAAATGACTTTAGAACAGTTAATGCCATTTGATTGGAAAGCAACGCAAAATAGGGAGTCATGA
- a CDS encoding alpha/beta hydrolase family protein — protein MKHKRKLLYVLFSLLIIMTAVILTGQFDDFDLDNRQTTDISFTADGNKLSGTLVLPSSEQPSAIAIFIHGDGPQDRFSNSGYLPLINTLVDNGIAVFSWDKAGIGNSQGNWLNQTMAGRADEAKTALALLREKYPSPSVSIGYFGFSQAGWVIPIAASQSSPDFSVIVGGAINWRDQGAFYHRIRLTQENIEKSQIDQQVAEQLQSYDAIFGINGSHDPASTPELSLDRFNFVDRNFLNDASQDIPTMRRRVLAIWGEDDLNVDAQTDACRYKKLLENNPNSTVVLVKNSTHGLLNASLFNYQLDSQWPWWKKAYFLYLGREGYTPHTLPLVIDWLKQQPIAIPKDWQPACSQ, from the coding sequence ATGAAACATAAACGCAAATTACTATATGTACTATTTTCACTCTTAATCATCATGACAGCTGTTATCTTAACTGGGCAATTCGATGATTTTGATTTAGACAACAGACAAACAACTGATATTAGTTTTACAGCCGATGGTAATAAATTATCTGGCACACTTGTGCTACCTAGCTCTGAGCAACCTAGCGCAATTGCTATATTCATTCATGGTGATGGCCCGCAAGATCGTTTTTCAAATTCAGGTTATTTACCGTTAATAAATACCTTAGTTGATAACGGTATCGCTGTGTTCAGTTGGGATAAAGCAGGTATTGGCAATAGCCAAGGTAACTGGCTGAATCAAACTATGGCAGGTCGTGCAGATGAGGCAAAAACCGCTTTAGCACTATTACGTGAAAAATACCCTTCTCCTTCAGTTTCTATTGGTTATTTTGGCTTTTCTCAGGCTGGATGGGTTATTCCTATTGCTGCGTCACAAAGCTCACCTGATTTTTCAGTCATTGTCGGTGGGGCAATAAATTGGCGAGATCAAGGTGCTTTTTATCATCGTATTCGTCTCACTCAAGAAAACATCGAAAAGTCTCAAATTGATCAACAAGTCGCAGAACAACTACAATCTTACGATGCTATTTTTGGTATTAATGGTAGTCACGACCCAGCTTCGACACCTGAGCTGTCCCTCGACCGATTTAACTTTGTTGATCGCAACTTTCTGAATGATGCATCGCAAGATATCCCTACAATGCGCAGACGAGTGCTTGCAATATGGGGGGAAGATGACCTGAATGTTGATGCACAAACAGATGCTTGTCGTTATAAAAAACTATTGGAAAATAATCCTAATAGCACCGTTGTGCTAGTAAAAAACAGTACTCATGGGCTACTTAATGCATCACTGTTTAACTACCAGCTAGATAGTCAATGGCCGTGGTGGAAAAAAGCCTATTTTCTTTACCTAGGCCGTGAAGGTTATACGCCACATACACTGCCATTAGTGATTGATTGGCTAAAACAACAGCCAATCGCTATTCCCAAAGATTGGCAACCAGCGTGTTCCCAGTAA
- a CDS encoding AzlC family ABC transporter permease has protein sequence MQLQQSRHWRRAFIDGSIHMTPLNLAVIPWGILAGSMAVEAGLSFWQSISMSIMIFAGAAQLVTLGLLNSGAGYLTIIISVFFITSQHLLYGLTMRPHVKNFTTAERLSIGFLLTDELFAISAAKRQPLSFPYLFGAGFSFYIVWLITSLCGIVMANFITDLSRLHLDFSVVATLLAIVVPLTKKVSTICGVLFSLIVAVVLSLYSISSAIVIAGVGGMCVSVLVSRLLKEEK, from the coding sequence ATGCAGTTACAACAAAGTCGCCATTGGCGGCGTGCTTTTATTGATGGATCAATACATATGACACCATTAAACTTAGCCGTTATTCCATGGGGTATTTTAGCGGGTTCAATGGCTGTAGAGGCTGGACTTTCGTTTTGGCAAAGTATCTCTATGTCGATCATGATCTTTGCGGGAGCGGCTCAGCTTGTGACTTTAGGTTTATTAAATTCAGGAGCGGGCTATCTAACCATTATTATTTCTGTGTTTTTCATTACATCGCAGCATCTACTGTACGGTCTCACCATGCGCCCCCATGTAAAAAATTTTACTACAGCAGAACGCCTAAGTATTGGTTTTTTATTAACTGATGAATTATTTGCCATCAGTGCAGCTAAGCGGCAGCCATTAAGTTTCCCTTACTTATTTGGTGCGGGGTTTAGTTTTTATATCGTGTGGTTAATCACTAGCCTCTGCGGCATCGTCATGGCTAATTTCATTACTGATCTTAGCCGATTACATTTAGATTTTTCTGTTGTCGCAACATTATTAGCAATTGTTGTCCCCCTGACTAAAAAAGTCAGTACGATTTGTGGTGTCCTCTTCTCACTGATTGTTGCGGTGGTACTTTCACTTTACTCAATTAGCAGTGCAATTGTCATTGCTGGGGTTGGTGGAATGTGCGTATCAGTTTTAGTTTCTCGTTTACTTAAGGAAGAAAAATGA
- a CDS encoding PLP-dependent aminotransferase family protein: protein MTQARYKSYVDDLANRIHSGELAPGTRLPTHRAFAKQNGISLVTASRVYNELIKQGLVSGETGRGTFVRDVSLLPTSSIEHDVVPTMLDLNYIYPVENEQTQRLREALRHLSSGGDIEGFLHYLPHVGRRHERAIFANYLAQRGIKQIDPDQIAIVGGAQHGLATIVLGIFSPGDVIAVDALTYPGFKALAKIYHIELVVVPVTATGPDMVAFARLCQQRNIRGYYAMPTLHNPLGWVIDLPTRHAIIQLAKQYSFWLIEDGSYAYLQHPAPPTFAQLAPDITFYVTGFSKNVATGLRVGMVVAPKQQISEIERIIRITTWNTPAITTAIVCHWIESGEVAKLERKKRRDTKARQNIVREVLNQIDYIAHQYSYFIWIPLPEGVRAEALVSRLKQVNIAVSTAESYAGGASYPQAIRVALSSISYEQLRVALAQIQAAVLYLVDL from the coding sequence ATGACACAGGCTCGGTATAAAAGCTATGTAGATGATTTAGCGAATAGGATCCATAGTGGTGAATTAGCACCCGGTACCAGATTGCCGACACATCGTGCGTTTGCTAAGCAAAATGGCATTTCATTGGTGACAGCGTCACGTGTCTATAATGAACTGATCAAACAAGGATTAGTGAGTGGTGAGACAGGAAGAGGAACATTTGTACGTGACGTAAGCTTATTGCCTACATCAAGCATTGAACATGATGTTGTCCCAACAATGTTAGATCTTAATTACATTTATCCAGTCGAAAATGAGCAAACACAAAGGTTAAGAGAAGCATTACGGCATTTGTCTTCAGGAGGAGATATAGAAGGTTTTCTTCATTATTTACCTCATGTGGGGCGTCGTCATGAAAGGGCTATTTTTGCTAACTATCTGGCTCAAAGAGGAATAAAGCAGATAGATCCTGATCAAATTGCAATTGTCGGTGGCGCCCAACATGGCCTTGCAACGATTGTGTTAGGTATTTTTAGCCCGGGTGATGTGATTGCTGTTGATGCGCTAACTTATCCAGGTTTTAAAGCATTAGCGAAGATTTATCATATTGAACTGGTTGTGGTGCCTGTAACGGCAACAGGGCCAGATATGGTTGCATTCGCAAGGCTGTGCCAACAAAGAAATATTCGTGGTTATTATGCAATGCCTACACTTCATAACCCATTGGGATGGGTGATAGATCTTCCTACACGACATGCGATTATCCAGTTAGCTAAACAGTATAGTTTTTGGTTAATTGAAGATGGCTCTTACGCTTATTTACAGCATCCTGCACCTCCCACTTTTGCTCAGTTAGCCCCTGATATCACGTTTTATGTCACTGGTTTTTCAAAAAATGTTGCAACAGGGCTACGAGTAGGCATGGTGGTTGCCCCTAAACAGCAAATCTCAGAAATAGAACGGATAATTCGTATCACCACGTGGAATACACCCGCAATTACAACAGCGATTGTGTGTCATTGGATAGAAAGTGGTGAAGTTGCAAAATTAGAGCGTAAAAAACGACGAGATACCAAGGCACGACAAAACATTGTCAGAGAAGTGTTGAACCAAATAGACTATATCGCCCATCAATATAGTTATTTTATTTGGATCCCTTTACCTGAAGGTGTTCGTGCAGAAGCGTTAGTGAGTCGGCTAAAACAAGTCAATATAGCTGTCAGCACGGCTGAGTCCTATGCAGGGGGGGCATCATATCCACAAGCTATTCGAGTGGCACTCAGTTCCATTTCCTATGAACAATTAAGAGTCGCATTAGCACAAATTCAAGCAGCGGTGTTGTATTTAGTCGATCTGTGA
- a CDS encoding shikimate kinase: MKINIIGCSGSGKSTLGRALASLYSVPYIEMDALYWQKNWQPSTDEQLTEKLIHALDSAADGWVLDGNYTRTQPIKWQDIDMVVWLDYSFSRTLYQSISRTFSRLINQKELWPNTGNVESWKKAFFSRDSIILWVLKTYHSGNARRIISMVDEQYQHIRFIRLTSPKETATFLQWMRKNISE, translated from the coding sequence ATGAAAATTAATATTATTGGTTGTAGTGGCAGCGGCAAGAGCACACTTGGCCGTGCATTAGCGTCACTTTACTCAGTTCCATACATCGAGATGGATGCCCTTTATTGGCAAAAAAATTGGCAACCCTCTACCGATGAGCAATTAACTGAAAAATTAATCCATGCCTTAGATAGTGCCGCTGATGGTTGGGTACTTGATGGTAATTATACCCGCACACAACCAATTAAATGGCAAGATATCGATATGGTTGTTTGGCTGGATTACTCTTTTTCTCGCACATTATATCAATCTATATCGAGAACCTTTTCGCGGCTGATTAACCAAAAAGAACTTTGGCCTAATACGGGAAATGTTGAATCATGGAAAAAAGCATTCTTTAGCCGAGACTCGATCATTTTATGGGTTTTAAAGACTTATCATAGTGGGAATGCAAGGCGGATCATCAGTATGGTTGATGAACAATACCAACATATCCGTTTTATACGTCTTACCTCCCCCAAAGAAACGGCCACTTTCTTGCAATGGATGCGAAAAAACATCAGTGAATAA
- a CDS encoding LysE family translocator, with protein MNELITVATITFLAVISPGPDFAMVTRNSYAYGTKVGLFAALGIAVGVQVHVFYTLFGVTLIIMGSPTLFTIVKLLGVGYLVYIGFKSFTNTQKMNTEGNNLTKPSSLTAFRMGFLTNALNPKTMFFVVSVYTQVIQNNNSQWLNFSYGLFISFAHWLWFSLIALFFATPTIRNRILNYQLTMDKVIGALLMILGISLLFLNSK; from the coding sequence ATGAATGAACTGATTACAGTGGCAACTATTACATTTTTAGCTGTTATAAGTCCAGGACCTGATTTTGCGATGGTGACACGCAACAGCTACGCCTACGGGACTAAAGTAGGCTTATTTGCAGCATTAGGTATTGCTGTTGGCGTTCAAGTGCATGTCTTCTATACCCTATTTGGAGTGACACTGATTATTATGGGGTCACCAACACTGTTTACTATCGTAAAATTATTGGGTGTTGGTTATTTGGTCTATATTGGTTTTAAATCCTTTACGAATACACAAAAAATGAATACTGAAGGAAACAACCTTACGAAGCCTTCATCACTGACGGCATTCAGAATGGGCTTTTTGACTAATGCATTAAATCCAAAAACGATGTTTTTTGTTGTTTCCGTTTATACTCAAGTTATCCAAAACAATAATTCACAATGGCTTAATTTCAGCTATGGGCTATTTATCTCTTTTGCTCATTGGTTATGGTTTAGCTTGATCGCCCTATTTTTTGCTACTCCAACCATTCGTAATCGTATACTTAACTATCAATTAACTATGGATAAAGTGATTGGAGCATTATTGATGATACTTGGTATTTCGTTACTGTTTTTGAATAGTAAATAA
- a CDS encoding NUDIX hydrolase, with translation MEQQSKHFTATAMIRNDKGEFLLHEHPKLGFWLPPGGHIEENEEPQDAVIREVFEETGLMCRIIDCAYPTVTKVRRTDHVYALPVPLAILKEFIIDGKQGNHWHIDMVYLCELITPERKPADEFKWIPFEELAKLNIPNDLLQLASMVNEANLLK, from the coding sequence ATGGAACAACAAAGTAAGCATTTTACAGCGACAGCAATGATCCGTAATGATAAAGGTGAGTTTTTATTACATGAGCACCCTAAGCTAGGTTTTTGGCTGCCGCCTGGGGGGCACATTGAAGAAAATGAAGAGCCTCAAGATGCTGTGATCCGTGAAGTCTTCGAAGAAACTGGTCTCATGTGCCGTATCATTGATTGTGCGTATCCCACGGTAACCAAAGTTCGAAGGACTGATCATGTATATGCTTTGCCCGTTCCTTTGGCCATTTTGAAAGAGTTTATTATAGATGGTAAGCAGGGTAATCATTGGCATATTGATATGGTATATCTGTGTGAATTAATCACCCCAGAAAGAAAACCAGCAGATGAATTTAAATGGATCCCCTTTGAGGAGCTTGCCAAACTGAATATTCCGAATGATTTATTACAGTTGGCAAGTATGGTAAATGAAGCAAATTTGCTGAAGTAA
- the leuE gene encoding leucine efflux protein LeuE: MLENFGITNLWTYLIGVIFITLVPGPNSLFVLTSSAKYGIKNGYKAALGVFSGDAILIFLSFLGVASLVKTSPIFFSVIKYVGATYLFYLGVKTLYSVFHKKEQAADVDAIVLATKGTYQKAVFLSLLNPKMIIFYVSFFIQFIEPTYPNAGIPFFILGSILEICSMIYLSLLIFGAVAVTNMVKHNQKLSKLSNSCIGAVFLMFGAKLALAA; encoded by the coding sequence ATGCTTGAAAATTTTGGTATCACAAACTTATGGACTTATTTAATTGGTGTGATTTTCATTACACTTGTTCCAGGCCCTAATTCTTTATTTGTATTAACAAGCAGTGCAAAATATGGCATCAAAAATGGCTATAAAGCGGCGTTAGGTGTGTTTTCAGGTGATGCGATACTGATTTTTTTATCATTTTTAGGGGTTGCTTCATTAGTAAAAACATCGCCTATCTTCTTTAGTGTTATTAAGTATGTTGGTGCAACTTATTTATTTTATTTAGGAGTGAAAACGCTTTACAGTGTTTTCCATAAAAAAGAGCAAGCCGCAGATGTGGATGCAATTGTCCTAGCGACAAAAGGGACGTATCAAAAAGCGGTATTTTTAAGCTTGCTCAATCCTAAAATGATTATTTTTTATGTGTCATTCTTTATCCAATTTATTGAGCCTACTTACCCGAATGCGGGGATCCCATTTTTTATACTGGGTAGTATTTTGGAAATATGTAGCATGATTTACTTGTCATTATTAATCTTTGGTGCCGTCGCTGTTACGAATATGGTTAAACATAACCAAAAACTCTCTAAGCTATCTAATAGCTGTATTGGTGCCGTGTTCTTAATGTTTGGTGCTAAACTTGCATTAGCCGCTTAA
- a CDS encoding AraC family transcriptional regulator: MDSANYFHLQELNGLEMIQAQYHHQKFSRHTHEGFCIGVMEDGAQQFFRTGENHYAPKGDIIIINADEIHTGSSAVANGWAYKAIYPTPEMFERLTLDLNTENYGVTPWFPNAVIHDSGLASQLSLLFDLLLQPNNTLLKETLLLSSMSWLILKYNKSRLRLQDITPAKQSIQNICDLMMNSAEQEHSLTELATIAGFSQWHFLRQFKLHTGTTPHVFLIQARLYKAKKLLLQGLKPADVSSQCGFSDQSHFTRHFKQAIGVTPGQYIQHQINRLSDHK, encoded by the coding sequence TTGGATAGCGCCAACTATTTTCATCTACAAGAGCTCAATGGGCTAGAAATGATCCAAGCTCAATACCATCATCAAAAATTTTCCCGACATACTCATGAAGGCTTTTGTATTGGTGTAATGGAGGATGGCGCACAACAGTTTTTTCGTACTGGTGAAAATCATTATGCACCAAAAGGCGACATTATTATTATCAATGCTGATGAAATTCACACTGGCTCTTCTGCTGTTGCAAATGGCTGGGCTTATAAAGCTATTTATCCCACACCTGAAATGTTTGAACGTTTAACATTAGATCTCAACACTGAAAACTATGGAGTTACCCCTTGGTTTCCAAATGCCGTTATTCATGACTCAGGTTTAGCAAGCCAACTTAGCCTACTCTTCGATTTACTGCTACAACCAAACAATACCTTGTTAAAAGAAACCTTGTTACTTTCTTCTATGAGTTGGTTAATTTTAAAATACAACAAAAGTAGGTTGCGACTTCAGGACATTACCCCTGCCAAGCAAAGCATACAAAATATTTGTGACTTGATGATGAATAGCGCTGAGCAAGAACATTCATTAACTGAATTAGCTACAATAGCAGGCTTTAGCCAGTGGCATTTTTTGAGACAATTTAAATTACATACTGGCACTACGCCACACGTTTTTTTAATACAAGCAAGATTATACAAAGCCAAAAAATTACTTCTTCAAGGATTAAAACCTGCTGATGTTTCAAGTCAATGCGGTTTCTCTGACCAAAGTCACTTCACTCGCCATTTTAAGCAAGCTATTGGTGTGACTCCAGGCCAATATATTCAACATCAAATAAATAGGCTAAGTGACCATAAATAG
- a CDS encoding GNAT family N-acetyltransferase encodes MHFITLNEHHTHLIEQITHTLHTEWHELKSWSDLDNIRQRLITRITAPSPQTVACFIDDNEQLLATASIILNELIGIKDSKWWIGEIVTVPSARGKGIGSQLIEQLYHKFKQHTDECLYLYTPDMQALYRRMGWRDVQHTIANNEQVTVMKRG; translated from the coding sequence ATGCACTTTATTACGTTAAATGAACACCATACTCACCTTATCGAGCAAATTACCCATACTCTGCATACTGAATGGCACGAACTCAAATCATGGAGTGATCTTGATAATATTCGTCAGCGCTTAATCACACGTATTACAGCGCCTAGCCCACAAACCGTTGCTTGCTTTATAGATGATAACGAGCAATTACTTGCTACCGCCAGTATCATTTTGAATGAGCTCATTGGCATTAAAGATAGCAAATGGTGGATTGGTGAAATCGTTACGGTGCCCTCTGCTCGTGGTAAGGGTATCGGTAGTCAGCTCATTGAGCAGCTTTATCACAAATTTAAACAACATACTGATGAATGTCTGTACTTATACACACCAGATATGCAAGCGCTTTATCGCCGAATGGGATGGCGTGATGTACAACACACTATCGCTAATAATGAGCAAGTAACTGTAATGAAACGCGGCTAG